The Ornithinimicrobium faecis region CGCGGATGAGCGGCCGGTGGCGCGGATAGCGTGTCGGGATGAGCGCGCCCGACTGCATCTTCTGCACCCTGATCGCCGGTCGCGCACCGGTGAGCATCGTCGAGAGCGACGAGCATGTCGTGGCCTTCCTGGACGCCTTCCCGGTGGGACCGGGCCACGTGCTGGTGAGTCCGCGGCGGCACGTCGAGTCACTGAGCGAGCTGACGGTCGAGGAGGGCGCTGCCCTGTTTGCCTCGGCCCGGCGTCTTGCCGGGAGGGTGCGCGAACGCCTCGCTCCAGCAGTCAACCTGCACCTGTCCGATGGGGCTGAGGCCGATCAGGAGGTGCCGCACGTGCACCTGCACGTCATCCCCCGGCACGCCGGTGACCAGGTGGTGCTCGACCTGCCGGGGACACCGCGCACCAGGCAGGACCTGGATGAGGTCGCTGCGGCGCTGACGGCGAGCCCGGACTGAGCCGGAGCGCCCCGTGCGGTGGTGCTGAACCGGCGTGACCGATGCCGCGCTGGAGTGCAGGACACGCCGCAACGATGGGCGCACGGTGCACGACACGCAGGGGTGATCGCGACCGGCGGCGTAGGATCAGCGAGGCACCTGGCGGGCAGGCGTGGGGAGATAACAACTCGGCATCGATCCGGTCAGGAGTGCCAACCACACGCTCAGGTGACGCGTTTGCGTTAGGAGGGCACGGCATACTGCCACAGACGCGCGAGCGTCCTGACACCCGTGCCAGCGCACCGTGAGCACGCCAGACCGACACCAGACGACCAGCAAGGGAAGCCCCGTGGACGAACGACAGAGCCTGCCGGAGGAGCCGCAGCGCAACGAGTGGGTCGCCATCCTCGTGCGCACGTTGGTCGCCGTGTTGGTGCTGGGCGGAGGCTATTACTTCGCAGCGCAGTATCTCGGGGGACGCGTGCCCAACGGCACGCAGGTCGAAGGGATCGACATCGGTGGCCTGAGCCCCGAGGATGCGCGGGCCACGCTGGACGATCGCCTGGACGACATGGCCACCGAACCGGTGACGATTGATGTCGAGGGCGACACCGTGCAGATCGCACCAGAGGACGCGGGGCTCGCCCTCGATCTGGACACCACGCTGGCAGGCATCACGGGCGTCAGCTATGACCCGTCGGTGCTCTGGGACCGAGTCGTCAACGAGGGGCAGGACCTGCCACTCGAGGTCACCGTGGACCGCGCCGACCTCGAGAAGGCCGTGCAGGGGGTGGCCCAGGACGTGGCCATCGAGCCCACCGAGGGTGAGGTCTGGCTCAACATGGGCGAGGTCAAGTCCACCGAGTCCGCGGACGGCCGCGAGCTCGACGTGCCTGCCACCAGCGACGCGGTGGAGGCTGTGTGGCCGCAGACGACCAAGGTGGACGGCGTGGTGACGGCCACCAAGCCGCAACTGGCCCAGGCCGAGATCGACCGCTTCGTCGGGGAGGTCGCCGGCCCCGCCGTCGCCGGCCCGATCACCGTCGAGGTGGACGGCGAGAAGTCGGAGATCAGCACCAAGCAGATCGCCCGCCTGCTCACCATCACCGAGGGTGACGACCACACCCTGTCGCTGGACTTCGACGCCGAGGGCGTGCTCGAGATCGTCAGCGGTCAGCTGGAGGAGGCCACCGTCTCGCCGCAGAACGCGGGCGTGGTCCTCGACGGCGGGAGCCCCGTTGTCACCAGCGCTCGCGTGGGACAGGTCGTCGACGAAAAGGCGCTGCTCGAGGAGGTCAACAAGGCCATCAAGAAGGAGGGCGAGCACCGCGTCGCCAAGGTTGGCACCACCGAGGTGGAGCCCGACATCACGGACAAGGACGCGGCGGCGTGGGACTTCTCGCAGATGGCGACCTTCCGCAGCACCTTCCCGGGTGGAGCGTCCAACGCCGACCGCACCGAGAACATCCGGGTCGGACTGGGGCACCTCAACGGCACTGTCGTCATGCCCGGGGACTCCTTCAGCCTGTCCAACGAGCTGGCTCCCATCACGCATGAGCGTGGATACGTCGACGCCGGTGTGATCAGCGGTGGCCGCCTGGTCAAGGGAATCGGAGGTGGCCTCTCGCAGGTCTCCACCACGGTGCTCAACACCGCCTGGAACGCCGGTGTCCAACTCGATGAGTTCCACCCGCACTCCTACTACATCGAGCGCTATCCGGTCGGCAAGGAGGCCACGATCGCGGTCGGTCAGCTGGACAACCGGTGGACCAATGACACCGACACCCCGGTCGTGATCCAGACCTGGATCGAGGGCAGCGACATCGTGATGACCTTCTGGGGTGACAAGAAGTACGACGTCGACACGGTCACCGGCCAGCGCACCAACTACGTGCAGCCTGACGTCAAGACCGATGACAGCGAGAACTGCCTGCCGCAGAGCCCCCAGCAGGGCTTCACCATCACGGTGACGCGCATCCTGTCCCAGTCGGGCAGTGAGGCTGACCGGCAGTCCTACACCACGACATACCACCCCTCGGACCAGGTCACGTGCACCGGATGACCGGCGTGATACCGGCCACAGAAGCCGGGGGCGGCTTACCGCTCTGCCCTGCCGCGCGGCATACTAGGCAGTGGCCTGTCCCGTGCCCGGAACGCCACGTCACCAATAGCAGGATCAGGAGCAGTTCATGACCTACGTCATCGCCCAACCGTGTGTCGACCTGAAGGACCTCGCCTGCATCGAGGAGTGCCCGGTCGACTGCATCTACGAGGGCGAGCGGATGCTGTATATCCACCCTGACGAGTGCGTGGACTGCGGCGCCTGCGAGCCGGTGTGCCCCGTGGAGGCCATCTACTACGAGGACGACACCCCCGAGGAGTGGGCCGACTACTACAAGGCCAACGTCGAGTTCTTCGACGACCTGGGCAGCCCCGGCGGCGCCGCCAAGCTGGGTCTGATCGCCAAGGACCACCCAATCGTCGCGGCGCTGCCGCCGCAGGAGCACGACGAGTAAGCATCCCCGGATTCGGGCAGGCGCTAGAGGGCCTCTGCTCGGTCAACGACAAGCGGCGCTCCCGGCCCTAGGGCGTGCCGACCCCGAGCAGGAGGACATATGACCGACACCGCAAAACTCACCCACAAGGGCTCTGAGCTCGAGTTCCCCGTCGTGCCCGCGGTGGAGGGCAACAACGGCCTCGACGTCTCCTCACTGCTGAAGACGACGGGCGACGTCACCCTGGACGTGGGCTTCGTCAACACCGCCTCCTGCAAGTCGGAGATCACCTACATCGACGGTGACGAGGGCATCCTGCGCTACCGCGGCTACCCGATCGAGCAGCTGGCCGAGAAGTCCAACTTCCTGGAGACCAGCTACCTGCTGATCTACGGCGAGCTGCCGACCGCCACCCAGCTGGAGGAGTTTGACCAGCGCATCCGCCGGCACACCCTGCTGGTCGAGGACATGAAGGGCTTCTTCAACGGCTTCCCGCGTGACGCGCACCCGATGCCGGTGCTGTCCTCCGCGGTCTCCGCGCTGGGCACCTTCTATCAGGACAGCCTGGACCCGTTTGACCCCGAGGCCGTGGAGATCTCCACGATCCGCCTGATGGCCAAGCTGCCCACGATCGCGGCCTACGCCTTCCGCAAGAGCCAGGGTCAGCCCTTCCTCTACCCCAACAACGACTACAACCTGGTCGAGAACTTCCTGTGGATGACCTTCGGGCAGCCGACCGAGGAATACCAGCTGGACCCCGTGGTCGCCAAGGCCCTCGACCTGCTGTTCATCCTGCACGCCGACCACGAGCAGAACTGCTCGACCTCCACGGTGCGCCTGGTGGGCTCCTCCGAGGCCAACCTGTTCTCCTCCATCTCCGCCGGCATCCACGCCCTCTCCGGCCCGCTGCACGGTGGCGCCAACTCCGCGGTGCTGGCCATGCTCGAGGAGATCAAGGAGAACGGCGGCGACGTCAAGGACTTCGTCAAGAAGGTCAAGAACAAGGAGGAGGGCGTCAAGCTGATGGGCTTCGGCCACCGGGTCTACAAGAACTACGACCCGCGCGCCGCCCTCGTCAAGAAGTCCGCCCACGAGATCTTCTCCAAGGTCGGTGGCGGCAACCCGCTGCTGGACCTGGCCATGGAGCTCGAGCAGACCGCCCTCGAGGACGACTACTTTGTCGAGCGCAAGCTCTACCCCAATGTCGACTTCTACACCGGTCTGATCTACGAGTCGATGGGCTTCCCGTCCAACATGTTCACCGTGCTGTTCTCGATCGGCCGCCTGCCCGGCTGGATCGCCCAGTGGCGCGAGATGATCGAGGACCCGGCCACCAAGATCGGCCGCCCGCGTCAGCTATATGTCGGCAGCCCGGCCCGCGACTACGTCGCCTCGGACGCTCGCTGACCTGAGCTCACCCCACACGCCCCCGTTCCGGTTCGCCGGAGCGGGGGTTTGTGCGATCTCCCCCCAATTTTCATAAAGGTCTCGTACGTCGGACCCGGATCTTGATACAGGTCTCGCACGGGCAGGCCGTACGAGACCTCTATCAATTTCCGGGGGAGGCGTGCGAAACCTTTATCTTTTTGCGGGGGGAGGGGGGTCAGCTGGTCGCGACGGTGATCGTCACTGTGGTGCCGTCGGCCGGGGTATCGGTGGATCGCCAGGTGAGCGGGTCGTCGTGCCGGTCCCAGGCGCGGTCAGCGACCTGCACCCCCACGATGTCCTGCACCTCCGCGTGGGCCACCGCCCAACTGGCCACCGCCCATGCCTGGTCGGCGCCCGAGGCCTGCAGCGTGACGGTGTCGTCGTCGGCGCTGCCCTGCCCGGAGAAGGTCCGCTCCGCCTTGGCGAGCACGTCCTGGGCCGAGCCGGCGCCCTCCACCGCGTCCAGGCGGCAGGCGAGACCGGCGTGGGTCTGACCGACCAGAGCTGAGGCCATCACCCGGGCCTCGCCCTCGTGATCGGCATAGGCGTCCGGATAGCGGCTGCGCTGGACCTCCTGCGCGATCTCGGTGACCACCCACTCCGACCAGTCCGGGATCGCCTCCAGGGCGTCCAGGAAGGTGTTGGTGGCATAGACGGGGTCGGTCACCTCCTCGGGAGTGCCCCAACCCTGGCTCGGCCGCTGCTGGAACAGACCGAGGGAGTCGGCGTCCCCATAATTGAGGTTGCGGAGCTTGGACTCCTGGATCGCGGTGGCCAGGGCGACCGTGGCGGCCTTGGGCGGCAGGCCACGCTCCAGGGTGATCATGCTGATGGTCGCTGCGTTGGCCGCCTGCTCAGGTGTGAGTGACTCGCTGGCGTCGCCGACCGTGAACTCACAGGTCGGGCTGCGGAACTCGTCGATCAGCCAGCGCGCGCCATAGGCCCCGCCGAGGATGGCCACAGCGGTGACGGCAGCCAGGGTCAGCCATGCGCGCCGCCGTGGCCGACGGGCCTCGGCGGCCGGGTCATCCTGGCCGGCCGGGGTCATGCCTGAAGTCTACGGTCCGCTGGCTAAGGTCGAGGACATGTCGAGCGAGAACATCCTGGACCTTACCCAGGACGCGGTGGCCCTGACCGCCAGCCTGTGCAACATCCCCTCCGTGAGTCTGGAAGAGGGGCCCCTTGCCGATGCGGTGGAGGCCGCCCTGCGCGGCCTGTCGCACCTGTCGGTCACGCGCGACGGCAACACCGTCGTGGCCCGCACAGACCTCGGCCGCTCCGAGCGGGTGGTGCTCGCCGGGCACCTGGACACGGTGCCGCTGACCGAGCCCGCCAACCTGCCGGTCCACCGGGAGGGGGACTATCTGGTGGGTCGTGGCACCACCGACATGAAGGGTGGCGTGGCGGTCCAGCTCCGACTGGCTGCCGAGCTCACGGCTCCGAGCCGGGACATCACCTTCGTCTTCTATGACGCAGAGGAGATCGCCGACGAGCACAACGGTCTGGCCCGGTTGGCGCGGACCCACCCGGACCTGCTGGCCGCCGACTTCGCGGTGCTGTTGGAGCCGACCGACGACGCGATCGAGGGCGGGTGCAACGGCTATGTCACGGTCCTGGTCCACACCCGCGGGACCGCCGCCCACTCCGCACGGCCCTGGATGGGGCACAACGCGATCCACGACGTCGCCGACGTGCTCGCGCGGATCGAGCGGGGGCAGCTCCCGGACGCCGATGTCGACGGGCTGACCTATCGCCAGTCGCTCAGCGCGGTCGGGATCAGCGGCGGCATCGCGGACAACGTGATCCCCGACCACGCCGTGGTGACCGTCAACCTCCGCTTCGCGCCGCAGTGGACGCAGGACCAGGCGGTGTCCTATCTGGTCGACGACGTCTTTGCCGGCCTCGAGACGGAGGTCATCGACCGCTCCGCCGGTGCCCGACCGGGCCTGGACCGTCCAGCCGCTGCCGCGTTCATCGAGGCCCTGGGGCTGCCGGTGCGTGCCAAGCTGGGGTGGACCGATGTGGCCCGGTTTTCCGCCCTCGGGATCCCGGCGGTCAACTTTGGTCCGGGGGAGGCCCAGTTTGCCCATGCCGACGATGAGCGGTGCCGCGTCGACCAGATCGTCGCAGCCGAGGCGTCACTGCGCCGCTGGCTGGCCTGAGCAGCACAGACCGTATGCCGGTTGGGCACCTGTGGGTGCGACGGTTTAGGTTCGTCGTGTGAGCCAGTCCAACGAATACCGCAAGGGCCCCGTGACCCTGCGGGGCCGCAAGGTGCCCACCAGCACGACGGATCAGCGACTGCTGGACAACAGTGGCCCCGCCGACTGGGTGCACACCGACCCGTGGCGCGTGCTGCG contains the following coding sequences:
- a CDS encoding HIT family protein, with protein sequence MSAPDCIFCTLIAGRAPVSIVESDEHVVAFLDAFPVGPGHVLVSPRRHVESLSELTVEEGAALFASARRLAGRVRERLAPAVNLHLSDGAEADQEVPHVHLHVIPRHAGDQVVLDLPGTPRTRQDLDEVAAALTASPD
- a CDS encoding VanW family protein — its product is MDERQSLPEEPQRNEWVAILVRTLVAVLVLGGGYYFAAQYLGGRVPNGTQVEGIDIGGLSPEDARATLDDRLDDMATEPVTIDVEGDTVQIAPEDAGLALDLDTTLAGITGVSYDPSVLWDRVVNEGQDLPLEVTVDRADLEKAVQGVAQDVAIEPTEGEVWLNMGEVKSTESADGRELDVPATSDAVEAVWPQTTKVDGVVTATKPQLAQAEIDRFVGEVAGPAVAGPITVEVDGEKSEISTKQIARLLTITEGDDHTLSLDFDAEGVLEIVSGQLEEATVSPQNAGVVLDGGSPVVTSARVGQVVDEKALLEEVNKAIKKEGEHRVAKVGTTEVEPDITDKDAAAWDFSQMATFRSTFPGGASNADRTENIRVGLGHLNGTVVMPGDSFSLSNELAPITHERGYVDAGVISGGRLVKGIGGGLSQVSTTVLNTAWNAGVQLDEFHPHSYYIERYPVGKEATIAVGQLDNRWTNDTDTPVVIQTWIEGSDIVMTFWGDKKYDVDTVTGQRTNYVQPDVKTDDSENCLPQSPQQGFTITVTRILSQSGSEADRQSYTTTYHPSDQVTCTG
- the fdxA gene encoding ferredoxin, translating into MTYVIAQPCVDLKDLACIEECPVDCIYEGERMLYIHPDECVDCGACEPVCPVEAIYYEDDTPEEWADYYKANVEFFDDLGSPGGAAKLGLIAKDHPIVAALPPQEHDE
- a CDS encoding citrate synthase, translating into MTDTAKLTHKGSELEFPVVPAVEGNNGLDVSSLLKTTGDVTLDVGFVNTASCKSEITYIDGDEGILRYRGYPIEQLAEKSNFLETSYLLIYGELPTATQLEEFDQRIRRHTLLVEDMKGFFNGFPRDAHPMPVLSSAVSALGTFYQDSLDPFDPEAVEISTIRLMAKLPTIAAYAFRKSQGQPFLYPNNDYNLVENFLWMTFGQPTEEYQLDPVVAKALDLLFILHADHEQNCSTSTVRLVGSSEANLFSSISAGIHALSGPLHGGANSAVLAMLEEIKENGGDVKDFVKKVKNKEEGVKLMGFGHRVYKNYDPRAALVKKSAHEIFSKVGGGNPLLDLAMELEQTALEDDYFVERKLYPNVDFYTGLIYESMGFPSNMFTVLFSIGRLPGWIAQWREMIEDPATKIGRPRQLYVGSPARDYVASDAR
- the dapE gene encoding succinyl-diaminopimelate desuccinylase, with the translated sequence MSSENILDLTQDAVALTASLCNIPSVSLEEGPLADAVEAALRGLSHLSVTRDGNTVVARTDLGRSERVVLAGHLDTVPLTEPANLPVHREGDYLVGRGTTDMKGGVAVQLRLAAELTAPSRDITFVFYDAEEIADEHNGLARLARTHPDLLAADFAVLLEPTDDAIEGGCNGYVTVLVHTRGTAAHSARPWMGHNAIHDVADVLARIERGQLPDADVDGLTYRQSLSAVGISGGIADNVIPDHAVVTVNLRFAPQWTQDQAVSYLVDDVFAGLETEVIDRSAGARPGLDRPAAAAFIEALGLPVRAKLGWTDVARFSALGIPAVNFGPGEAQFAHADDERCRVDQIVAAEASLRRWLA